From the genome of Saccharicrinis carchari, one region includes:
- the nagA gene encoding N-acetylglucosamine-6-phosphate deacetylase: MNNYKIANGQIVLQDAILQNHSLIVKDKTIVDITTDDDHYSDIETVDAQGAYVTPSLVELHIHGCSHYGFDTVEEADVYEAIEFLKKRGINTFVPTFICDRAIVKRFCNILANSPALQKYIPGIYIEGPFVNINKKGGIIADTIHKPNLDVLKQIIAETRGLLKLMTIAPEMQGNHQVFHHLLQNNIVPCFGHSNATIADVYQTQGHNINITHLFNAMSGISHKTNGLAMLPFIDRNIFFELNGDGVHVNNEILQMCYKHLNHDKLILISDAVISAGLEPGEHDYFGRTVISGKHGVRYKDGNVLMGSQLLINDVLKRFLKLTGAPLHEGIRFASYNPSRLLGISDKKGSIEPGKDADLLLLDRNFNVVRNLNM; this comes from the coding sequence ATGAACAACTATAAAATTGCCAACGGACAGATCGTACTACAAGACGCTATTCTGCAAAATCACAGCCTGATTGTTAAGGATAAAACAATTGTGGACATCACTACCGATGATGATCACTATTCGGATATTGAAACAGTTGATGCCCAGGGAGCCTACGTTACGCCTTCGCTTGTTGAGCTGCACATCCATGGGTGCAGCCATTATGGTTTTGATACAGTGGAGGAAGCAGATGTATATGAAGCGATAGAGTTTCTGAAGAAACGAGGTATCAATACCTTTGTACCAACCTTTATCTGCGACCGGGCGATAGTAAAGCGCTTCTGCAACATACTTGCCAATTCTCCCGCCTTGCAAAAATACATTCCGGGCATCTATATAGAAGGTCCTTTTGTGAACATAAACAAGAAAGGAGGCATTATAGCCGATACCATCCATAAACCCAACCTTGACGTACTAAAGCAAATTATTGCGGAAACACGGGGTTTGCTAAAGTTAATGACCATAGCTCCCGAAATGCAAGGCAACCATCAGGTGTTCCATCATTTGCTGCAAAACAACATTGTGCCTTGCTTTGGCCATTCCAACGCCACAATAGCAGATGTATATCAAACGCAAGGACACAACATTAACATCACACACCTGTTCAATGCCATGTCGGGCATATCGCACAAAACAAACGGATTGGCCATGCTGCCTTTTATAGACCGTAATATATTTTTTGAACTTAACGGCGATGGCGTGCATGTAAATAATGAGATCCTCCAAATGTGCTACAAGCACTTAAATCATGACAAGCTGATACTAATCTCCGATGCCGTAATCTCTGCCGGACTTGAACCCGGTGAACATGACTATTTCGGGCGTACCGTAATATCCGGAAAGCACGGGGTACGCTACAAGGATGGCAACGTATTAATGGGATCCCAGCTATTGATAAATGATGTATTAAAACGGTTCCTGAAACTCACCGGGGCTCCATTGCACGAAGGCATCCGCTTTGCCTCCTACAACCCCAGCCGCCTTTTGGGCATCAGCGATAAAAAAGGAAGCATAGAACCTGGGAAGGATGCCGATTTGCTTTTGCTGGACCGTAATTTTAATGTAGTGAGGAATTTAAATATGTAA
- the rpsR gene encoding 30S ribosomal protein S18 — translation MAQNQSEIRYLTPPSVEIKKKKYCRFKKNKIKFVDYKDPEFLKKFLNEQGKILPRRLTGTSLKYQRKVATAVKRARHIALLPYVTDLMK, via the coding sequence ATGGCACAAAATCAAAGTGAAATCAGATATTTAACTCCTCCGTCGGTTGAGATCAAAAAGAAAAAGTATTGTCGCTTTAAGAAAAACAAGATTAAATTTGTTGATTACAAGGATCCTGAATTTCTTAAAAAGTTTTTGAACGAGCAAGGAAAAATTCTTCCCCGTCGTTTAACAGGTACTTCTTTAAAGTATCAACGAAAAGTGGCAACTGCTGTTAAAAGGGCACGGCACATTGCTTTGTTGCCTTATGTTACTGACTTGATGAAATAA
- a CDS encoding GH92 family glycosyl hydrolase: MKSFQLLFIVMLIAFTACNQEKVTNNCITSYDYTSYVNPLMGTDSEFSLSNGNTYPAIARPWGMNFWTPMTANFGDGWTYKYDDYKIQGFKQTHQPSPWINDYAAFALMAITGDLEINEEKRASWFSHKAEEVKPHYYSVYLADYDTKVEITPTERAASFKITFPQNDQSYILLDGFKGGSMVKVIPEERKIIGYCRNNHGGVPDNFHNYFVAEFDKDFEIVHTFTDSTLHKNKLSSESDHAGAVVGFKTLKGEVVNVKVASSFISPEQAQLNLTREIGDKSFESVKAEGKKIWNDELGKIRVEGKDIDHIRTFYSTLYRVLLFPRTFHEINDNNEIVHYSPYNGKVLPGYMYTDNGFWDTFRAVFPFFTLMYPELNAQIMEGLVNTYNESGWLPEWASPGHRDCMIGSNSASLIADAYLKGIDGYDIEKLYEAMIKNSGGVHPEIKSVGRYGSDYYNKLGYIPYDVGIHENTARTLEYAYADYCVWKLAEKLGRPQEEIDLFKARAQNYKNVFDKETNWMRGKNEDGSFQSPFNPFKWGDAFTEGNSIHYTWSVFQDVEGLINLMGGDKAFVSRLDTVFELPPIFDNSYYGFTIHEIREMQIVNMGNYAHGNQPIQHMLYLYNYAGQPWKTQSRVREVLTRLYTPNPDGYCGDEDNGQTSAWYVFSSLGFYPVCPGTDEYVIGSPLFNKVTMQFENGKELVIEADNNNADNVYINSIQLNGKPIERNFFTHTELQSGGKMSIDMTNKPNKNRGNTKEAAPYSMSRE; the protein is encoded by the coding sequence ATGAAAAGCTTTCAATTATTATTTATAGTGATGCTTATAGCTTTCACTGCTTGCAACCAAGAAAAGGTAACAAACAACTGTATTACTTCATATGATTACACATCGTATGTTAACCCCCTGATGGGCACAGATTCCGAATTTTCTTTATCCAACGGCAATACTTACCCTGCTATTGCGCGCCCCTGGGGAATGAATTTTTGGACCCCTATGACAGCTAACTTTGGCGACGGCTGGACCTACAAGTACGACGATTATAAAATTCAGGGCTTCAAGCAGACGCACCAGCCCAGTCCCTGGATAAACGATTATGCCGCTTTTGCACTGATGGCTATAACGGGCGACCTGGAGATTAATGAAGAAAAAAGGGCTTCGTGGTTTTCGCATAAAGCAGAAGAGGTAAAGCCCCATTATTACAGTGTGTATCTAGCCGATTATGATACCAAAGTAGAAATAACACCAACTGAGAGAGCAGCATCATTTAAAATTACTTTCCCGCAAAACGATCAATCCTATATATTATTAGATGGTTTCAAGGGTGGTTCTATGGTAAAAGTAATTCCCGAAGAACGTAAGATAATCGGCTACTGCCGCAATAACCACGGCGGTGTCCCTGATAATTTCCATAACTACTTTGTAGCCGAGTTCGACAAAGACTTTGAAATAGTGCACACCTTCACCGACAGCACACTGCATAAAAATAAACTAAGCAGCGAGTCTGACCATGCCGGTGCCGTAGTGGGTTTTAAAACCCTTAAGGGTGAGGTGGTCAATGTAAAAGTGGCTTCTTCCTTTATCAGCCCCGAGCAGGCACAACTGAACTTAACCAGAGAAATTGGAGATAAATCGTTTGAAAGCGTAAAAGCAGAAGGTAAAAAGATATGGAACGATGAACTGGGCAAGATAAGAGTAGAAGGAAAGGATATTGACCACATACGTACTTTTTATTCCACTTTATACCGGGTATTACTTTTTCCGCGCACATTTCACGAAATAAACGATAATAACGAAATAGTACATTACAGCCCCTACAATGGCAAGGTATTGCCCGGCTACATGTATACCGACAATGGCTTTTGGGATACTTTCAGGGCAGTGTTCCCCTTCTTTACTTTGATGTATCCCGAACTTAATGCCCAGATAATGGAAGGTTTGGTGAATACCTACAACGAGAGTGGATGGTTGCCCGAATGGGCGAGCCCCGGCCATCGCGACTGTATGATTGGTTCCAACTCCGCTTCACTGATAGCAGATGCCTACCTAAAAGGAATTGATGGCTACGATATTGAGAAATTATACGAAGCCATGATTAAAAATAGCGGTGGCGTACATCCCGAAATTAAAAGCGTAGGCAGATACGGCAGCGATTATTACAACAAATTGGGTTATATACCCTACGATGTGGGCATACACGAAAATACAGCCCGCACGCTGGAATATGCCTACGCCGATTATTGCGTGTGGAAACTGGCCGAAAAATTGGGTCGTCCGCAAGAGGAGATAGACCTGTTTAAGGCCAGGGCACAAAACTATAAAAATGTGTTCGACAAGGAAACAAACTGGATGCGCGGTAAAAATGAGGACGGCAGCTTCCAGTCGCCCTTCAACCCCTTTAAATGGGGCGATGCCTTTACCGAGGGCAACAGCATACATTATACCTGGAGCGTATTTCAGGATGTGGAAGGCTTGATAAACCTGATGGGTGGCGACAAAGCTTTTGTGAGCAGGTTGGATACCGTATTTGAACTTCCGCCTATTTTCGACAACTCCTACTATGGATTTACCATTCACGAAATAAGGGAAATGCAAATTGTAAATATGGGCAACTATGCGCACGGTAATCAACCTATCCAACACATGTTGTACCTTTACAATTATGCGGGGCAGCCCTGGAAAACGCAATCCCGTGTTCGCGAAGTACTCACCAGATTATATACACCAAACCCCGACGGCTATTGTGGCGATGAGGACAATGGCCAAACATCGGCCTGGTACGTGTTCAGCTCCCTGGGTTTTTATCCCGTGTGTCCCGGCACGGATGAGTATGTCATCGGCTCGCCTTTGTTTAATAAAGTGACCATGCAGTTCGAGAACGGTAAGGAGTTGGTGATTGAAGCGGATAACAACAATGCGGATAATGTGTATATTAACAGCATCCAGCTCAACGGCAAGCCCATCGAACGCAACTTTTTTACCCATACCGAATTACAAAGCGGAGGAAAGATGAGCATTGACATGACCAACAAGCCCAATAAAAACAGAGGAAATACTAAAGAGGCCGCACCTTATTCCATGAGTAGGGAGTAA
- the rpsF gene encoding 30S ribosomal protein S6, with the protein MLNHYEAVFILTPVLSDVQMKEAVEKFRSVITENGGEMVSEENWGLRKLAYPIQKKSTGFYNLFDFKVQPDAIAKLEIAFRRDERVIRFLTFKMDKHFEAYSEKRRRTIKEKKEK; encoded by the coding sequence ATGTTGAATCATTATGAAGCCGTTTTCATTTTGACTCCCGTTTTGTCTGATGTACAGATGAAGGAAGCGGTTGAAAAATTCCGATCTGTTATTACAGAGAACGGAGGTGAAATGGTAAGCGAAGAAAATTGGGGGCTGCGCAAGCTGGCGTATCCTATCCAAAAAAAATCTACTGGTTTTTATAACTTGTTCGATTTTAAAGTACAACCCGATGCGATAGCCAAGCTTGAGATAGCTTTTCGTCGTGATGAGCGCGTCATTCGTTTCTTGACATTTAAAATGGACAAGCACTTTGAAGCGTACAGTGAGAAGAGAAGAAGAACTATTAAAGAAAAAAAGGAGAAATAG
- the rplI gene encoding 50S ribosomal protein L9: protein MDVILKDDVANIGHKNDVVRVKNGYGRNYLLPKGLAILATPSAMKVHEENMRQRAHKEEKIKNNALEMATKMEGLTLTVGAKTSTTGKIFGSVNTIQIAEALEKAGYSVERKHISIKEDQVKEIGSYVATVKLHREVKVEVNFDVVAE, encoded by the coding sequence ATGGATGTAATATTAAAAGACGATGTGGCCAATATTGGGCACAAAAATGATGTGGTCAGGGTAAAGAATGGCTACGGCAGAAATTATCTGCTTCCGAAAGGGCTTGCAATTTTAGCTACTCCTTCTGCTATGAAAGTTCATGAGGAAAACATGCGCCAGCGAGCTCATAAAGAAGAAAAGATCAAGAACAACGCACTTGAAATGGCAACAAAAATGGAAGGCTTAACGCTTACGGTAGGTGCCAAAACAAGTACAACCGGTAAAATATTCGGTTCTGTAAATACTATACAAATTGCAGAAGCACTCGAAAAAGCAGGTTATAGCGTTGAACGCAAGCACATCTCGATCAAAGAGGATCAGGTGAAAGAAATTGGTAGTTACGTGGCCACAGTGAAGCTTCACCGCGAAGTAAAGGTGGAGGTTAACTTTGACGTAGTTGCCGAATAA
- a CDS encoding efflux RND transporter periplasmic adaptor subunit, with translation MKQMSYFSLIVSLFLLTACQNQKGGQRQEQRAMPYPVVQVPQKTVTGYTSFPVSIEGTINSAVRAKVSGYITSVLVDEGQRVKKGQTLFEIETQALSQDAGAAKANMNVAQVEVEKLRPLVEKNIISKVQLSTAEAKLAQAKASYNSIVANIAYATIKSPVNGYVGSIPYRQGTLVSPADPMPLTTVSVTDEVYAFFAMNESDYLDFIQNTEGSTLSEKINNFPPVALELVNGSVYEKEGKIETVTGQVNPSTGTVSFRATFPNPSRLLANGSSGKIRIPIRYENAVVVPESATFEQQGRVYVYKLQGDTLAVSATVKVKDRVGSLAVITSGIKAGDMIVAKGVGKIRNNTPIVPQPMPFDSIANSLNVVFK, from the coding sequence ATGAAACAAATGAGTTATTTTAGCTTGATAGTAAGCTTATTTCTTTTGACAGCGTGTCAGAACCAAAAAGGTGGGCAGCGACAAGAGCAACGTGCCATGCCATATCCGGTTGTTCAGGTGCCCCAAAAAACGGTTACCGGTTATACTTCTTTTCCGGTAAGCATCGAAGGCACCATAAACAGTGCGGTACGGGCAAAAGTGAGTGGTTATATCACATCGGTTTTGGTAGATGAAGGACAACGGGTTAAAAAAGGACAAACACTTTTTGAGATTGAAACACAGGCTTTATCGCAGGATGCCGGTGCAGCCAAAGCAAATATGAATGTGGCTCAGGTAGAAGTAGAGAAGTTAAGGCCTTTAGTCGAAAAAAATATCATCAGTAAAGTGCAACTGTCTACAGCCGAAGCCAAACTGGCACAAGCTAAAGCCAGCTATAACAGTATTGTTGCTAACATAGCTTATGCAACCATTAAAAGTCCGGTAAATGGATATGTTGGATCTATTCCTTACAGGCAGGGTACATTGGTTAGTCCGGCAGATCCAATGCCATTGACCACCGTTTCGGTAACTGATGAGGTGTACGCATTTTTTGCAATGAATGAAAGTGATTATTTGGATTTTATCCAAAATACAGAAGGCAGTACGCTAAGCGAAAAAATTAATAACTTTCCTCCGGTAGCTCTTGAGCTAGTCAATGGGTCGGTGTACGAAAAGGAGGGCAAGATTGAAACGGTGACCGGACAAGTAAATCCTTCTACGGGTACGGTAAGTTTTAGAGCTACCTTCCCCAATCCCAGTCGTCTTTTGGCCAATGGGAGCAGCGGTAAGATACGTATTCCTATAAGGTACGAAAATGCGGTGGTAGTGCCCGAATCGGCCACTTTTGAACAACAGGGGAGAGTGTATGTGTATAAGCTGCAAGGCGATACCTTGGCAGTTTCTGCTACAGTTAAAGTGAAAGACAGAGTGGGTAGCCTGGCCGTTATAACATCAGGGATTAAAGCGGGAGATATGATTGTGGCCAAGGGGGTGGGTAAAATCCGTAATAATACGCCCATCGTGCCTCAGCCTATGCCTTTCGATAGTATAGCCAACTCATTAAATGTGGTTTTTAAATAA
- a CDS encoding efflux RND transporter permease subunit, translating into MLKRFIDRPVLSTVVSIILLILGVLGLSTLPVTQYPDIAPPTVRVSANFPGANAQTVLESVIIPIEEQINGVEGMTYITSTASNNGSASIQVYFKQGIDPDIAAVNVQNRVSRAIPLLPREVTQSGVTAQKQQTSALMFLTVYSDNENYDATYIQNYLNINVLPALKRLNGVGDVSVLGAKNYAMRIWLQPDKLAAYKLMPSDITAAINEQSLEAAAGALGQNSGQAFEYVMTYAGRYKTAEEFGDIVIKALDNGQFLRLKDLAKVELDAEGYTVISNTNGLPGVSMGVYQTPGSNAKEIIENVHSTLHELEKDYPEGLTTLINFDTNEFLNASIAKVITTLIEAFILVFIVVYIFLQDFRSTLIPAIAVPVSIIGTFFFLGLFGYSVNLLTLFALVLAIGIVVDDAIVVVEAVHAKLEEGEKSARVATHKAMEEITGAIISITMVMAAVFIPVTFITGPTGVFYEQFGVTLIIAITISAVNALTLSPALCALFLKPHRHREKSDMNWGQRFFFAFNIAFSKTTKKYVHSLSYLYKHKWITGAILVASVLLIFWTATTTPTGFVPNEDRGVVFTNIELPVGASLDRTVAVTQELYSKIKDIPGTAGGSLINGFSLISGAGSNYGTGFLKLKPWDERKEDSLSSEAIIARMYQAAINIPDANILFFAPPSIPGFGVSSGFELNVLDRLGGDFTELDKVSKDFLFTLMQRPEIAYAQSSFNTNYPQYEIMLNVPKAKEAGVSISSIFATLQGYIGGIYAADFSRFGKQYRVFVQALPIDRAKTEDLNSMFVRNASGKMAPITAFISLKRVYGPQAVTRFNLFNSASVNGAAAPGYSSGDAIKAVQEVSSTALPQNFFVDFSGLTREEIAAGNQTTFILILSIMFVFFLLAAQYESYLLPLAVLLSLPVGIMGAYISTKLTGLELNIYFQISLIMLIGLLAKNAILIVEFSMQRRRAGFSIVEAAYDGAKVRLRPILMTSFAFIIGLMPLVFASGTGASGNRSIGTGAVGGLLVGTLLGVFVVPLLYILFEWLQEKISGKPEVSAEKSMT; encoded by the coding sequence ATGCTGAAAAGATTTATAGACAGGCCAGTCTTATCTACGGTGGTCTCCATCATATTGCTTATTCTGGGTGTACTTGGTTTAAGTACTTTACCCGTAACCCAATACCCCGATATTGCTCCACCCACAGTACGGGTGTCGGCCAATTTTCCGGGGGCGAATGCCCAAACGGTGTTAGAAAGTGTTATCATTCCCATCGAAGAACAAATCAACGGGGTGGAGGGGATGACTTACATTACTTCTACCGCCAGTAATAACGGTAGTGCCAGTATTCAGGTATATTTTAAACAAGGTATAGACCCTGATATTGCTGCGGTTAACGTACAAAACAGAGTGTCCAGAGCTATTCCCTTATTGCCAAGAGAGGTGACGCAATCGGGGGTGACGGCCCAAAAGCAGCAAACCAGTGCATTAATGTTTCTTACAGTGTATTCCGATAACGAAAATTATGATGCTACCTACATTCAAAACTATTTAAATATTAATGTACTACCAGCGCTTAAACGTTTAAATGGGGTAGGTGATGTAAGTGTGCTGGGCGCCAAGAATTATGCCATGCGTATATGGCTGCAACCCGATAAACTGGCCGCCTACAAGCTAATGCCATCGGATATTACGGCAGCTATTAATGAGCAAAGTTTAGAAGCTGCTGCCGGAGCTTTAGGCCAAAATAGTGGTCAGGCTTTTGAATATGTAATGACTTACGCAGGAAGATATAAAACGGCAGAGGAATTTGGCGATATCGTTATCAAGGCCTTGGATAACGGTCAGTTTTTGCGCTTAAAAGATTTGGCCAAAGTGGAGTTGGATGCCGAAGGGTATACCGTAATATCCAACACCAACGGCCTACCCGGTGTGAGCATGGGGGTGTATCAAACACCGGGCTCTAATGCGAAAGAAATAATTGAAAATGTGCACAGTACCTTGCATGAGTTGGAGAAAGATTATCCCGAAGGTTTAACTACCCTAATAAACTTTGATACCAACGAATTTTTAAATGCGTCTATTGCCAAGGTGATTACCACTCTTATTGAAGCTTTTATTTTGGTGTTTATAGTAGTGTATATTTTCCTTCAGGATTTTAGATCTACACTTATTCCGGCCATCGCCGTTCCGGTTTCTATAATTGGTACGTTTTTCTTTTTGGGGCTGTTTGGATATTCGGTAAACCTATTGACCTTATTTGCCCTGGTGCTGGCCATCGGAATTGTGGTGGATGATGCCATTGTGGTGGTGGAGGCGGTACATGCCAAACTGGAAGAAGGAGAAAAAAGTGCCCGGGTAGCGACCCACAAAGCCATGGAGGAAATTACCGGTGCCATCATTTCCATTACTATGGTGATGGCTGCCGTGTTTATCCCTGTTACTTTTATCACAGGTCCTACCGGCGTTTTTTATGAGCAGTTTGGGGTTACACTAATTATTGCCATAACCATTTCGGCAGTGAATGCTTTAACGCTTAGCCCTGCATTATGTGCCTTGTTTTTAAAGCCACATCGACATCGCGAAAAATCAGATATGAATTGGGGCCAGCGCTTTTTTTTCGCTTTTAATATTGCATTTTCTAAGACCACAAAAAAATACGTACACTCGCTGTCGTACTTGTACAAACACAAGTGGATTACAGGTGCCATTTTGGTGGCCTCTGTACTTCTTATTTTTTGGACGGCAACCACAACACCTACAGGTTTTGTACCCAACGAGGATAGAGGGGTGGTATTTACCAATATTGAGCTCCCCGTAGGTGCTTCACTGGACAGAACAGTGGCTGTGACACAGGAGCTTTATAGTAAAATAAAAGATATACCAGGCACGGCTGGCGGTTCGCTGATAAATGGATTTAGTTTAATTTCCGGTGCCGGCAGTAACTATGGTACAGGATTTTTAAAACTGAAACCATGGGACGAGCGAAAGGAAGATTCATTGTCGTCTGAAGCCATCATTGCCAGGATGTATCAGGCTGCCATTAATATCCCCGATGCCAATATACTGTTTTTTGCTCCACCGAGCATACCGGGTTTTGGTGTTTCTTCGGGTTTCGAGCTAAACGTTTTAGATAGGCTGGGAGGCGATTTTACCGAGTTGGACAAGGTATCCAAGGACTTTCTGTTTACCTTGATGCAACGCCCTGAAATTGCCTATGCACAAAGCTCGTTCAACACCAATTATCCGCAATACGAAATCATGCTCAATGTACCCAAGGCCAAGGAGGCCGGTGTGTCCATCAGTAGTATTTTTGCTACCTTGCAAGGTTATATAGGAGGCATTTATGCGGCTGATTTTTCACGTTTCGGAAAGCAATACAGGGTATTTGTGCAGGCTTTGCCCATCGATAGGGCCAAAACGGAAGATTTAAACAGTATGTTTGTGCGAAACGCTTCAGGAAAGATGGCACCAATAACTGCATTTATATCCCTAAAAAGAGTGTATGGCCCACAGGCGGTTACCCGCTTCAACCTATTTAATTCGGCCAGTGTAAACGGAGCAGCGGCCCCCGGTTATTCTTCAGGGGATGCTATTAAAGCCGTTCAGGAGGTGAGTTCGACAGCCTTACCCCAAAACTTTTTTGTGGATTTCTCCGGTCTGACTCGTGAAGAAATTGCAGCAGGCAACCAAACCACATTTATCCTCATCCTAAGCATTATGTTTGTGTTTTTTCTGCTGGCCGCTCAGTACGAAAGTTATCTATTGCCATTGGCAGTTTTGCTTTCGCTCCCGGTAGGTATCATGGGGGCCTATATCAGCACTAAATTAACAGGCTTGGAGTTGAATATCTACTTTCAGATATCCTTGATAATGCTGATAGGGCTACTGGCTAAAAATGCTATTTTAATTGTTGAATTTTCAATGCAAAGGCGCAGAGCCGGATTCTCCATAGTAGAAGCCGCCTATGACGGTGCAAAAGTGCGGCTGAGACCCATATTGATGACCTCCTTCGCTTTTATCATTGGCTTAATGCCATTGGTTTTTGCGAGTGGAACTGGTGCTTCAGGAAACCGATCTATTGGCACAGGTGCCGTAGGGGGTTTGCTCGTAGGTACCTTGTTGGGCGTGTTTGTGGTGCCCCTGCTCTATATTTTATTCGAATGGCTTCAGGAAAAAATCAGTGGAAAACCTGAAGTAAGTGCGGAAAAAAGCATGACTTAG
- a CDS encoding AraC family transcriptional regulator, protein MKPKEKVRINLPSFLIQPNDVFHIVRRTITADENLDYHDHDYAEIFWIKEGSGIHVINGEEHPIEKGALCLVRPHDTHTFIANGNSTGLVVSNIAFYLESLNLFKERYFPDSDTFFWTTEKMPFMVKLNADQLNEISAITDYMLTKKRDYIHLDLMVLQIFRMLTDSFSDKSNDVPHWLVLAMDQFNSPKLFREGIAGFVALTNRTTDHVNKTIRQCLNQTLTDTVTKIKMNYAAQRLSMTNVPIKTICYNCGYNAIGHFYKTFKKYNGMTPNEYRAINHKVF, encoded by the coding sequence ATGAAGCCTAAAGAAAAAGTCCGTATAAATTTGCCTTCTTTTTTAATTCAGCCTAATGATGTTTTTCATATTGTACGAAGAACTATTACTGCCGACGAAAATCTAGATTATCACGACCATGATTACGCTGAGATATTTTGGATTAAGGAAGGTTCAGGTATTCATGTTATAAATGGTGAAGAGCACCCAATAGAAAAAGGTGCACTATGCCTAGTTCGTCCTCACGATACCCATACTTTTATCGCCAACGGTAATAGTACCGGGCTGGTGGTGAGTAATATAGCTTTTTATTTAGAAAGCCTTAACCTATTTAAGGAAAGATATTTCCCTGATTCAGACACTTTTTTCTGGACCACGGAAAAAATGCCATTCATGGTTAAGCTGAATGCCGATCAATTAAACGAAATTTCCGCGATAACGGATTACATGCTTACAAAAAAGCGTGATTATATTCATTTAGATCTTATGGTGTTGCAAATTTTCAGGATGCTCACGGATTCTTTTAGCGACAAGTCTAATGACGTACCACATTGGCTGGTATTAGCCATGGATCAGTTTAACTCGCCTAAATTGTTCAGGGAGGGGATAGCCGGATTTGTAGCGCTTACCAATAGAACTACGGATCATGTTAATAAAACAATTAGGCAATGTCTAAACCAGACACTCACCGATACGGTTACCAAAATTAAGATGAATTATGCGGCCCAACGACTCAGTATGACCAACGTTCCAATAAAAACCATCTGCTATAACTGTGGCTATAATGCCATAGGTCATTTTTATAAAACCTTTAAAAAATACAATGGGATGACACCTAACGAGTACAGAGCCATAAACCATAAAGTGTTTTAG